One genomic region from Capra hircus breed San Clemente chromosome 6, ASM170441v1, whole genome shotgun sequence encodes:
- the TMEM129 gene encoding E3 ubiquitin-protein ligase TM129 isoform X1, with translation MDSPEVTFTLAYLVFAVCFVFTPTEFHSAGLTVQNLLSGWLGSEDAAFVPYHLRRTAATLLCHSLLPLGYYVGMCFAASEKQLYYPSQTPETWRAFLLLALMLPTIACTLIYYWSRDRWACHPLARTLALYALPRSGWRAVASSVNTEFRRIDKFATGVPGARVIVTDTWVMKVTTYRVHVAQQQDVHLTLMESQQHDLSPDSHLPVQLLTIRVASANPAVQAFDIRLNSTEYGELCEKLRAPIRSVANVVVHQSLGDLFLETFASLVEVNPAYSVPSSQDLEACIGCMQTRASVKLVKNCQAAAAGECQQCRCRPMWCLTCMGKWFASRQDPQRPDTWLASRVPCPTCRARFCILDVCAVR, from the exons ATGGACAGCCCTGAGGTCACCTTCACGCTGGCCTACTTGGTGTTCGCCGTGTGCTTCGTGTTCACCCCCACCGAGTTCCACTCGGCCGGGCTCACGGTGCAGAACCTGCTGTCGGGCTGGCTGGGCAGCGAAGACGCCGCCTTCGTGCCCTATCACCTGCGCCGCACGGCCGCCACGCTGCTGTGCCACTCGCTGCTGCCCCTCG GCTACTATGTGGGCATGTGCTTTGCAGCCTCGGAAAAGCAGCTCTACTACCCCAGCCAGACCCCGGAGACCTGGCGGGCCTTCCTCCTGCTAGCGTTGATGCTGCCCACCATCGCCTGCACCCTGATCTACTACTGGTCCCGGGACCGGTGGGCCTGCCACCCCCTGGCCCGCACCCTGGCCCTCTATGCCCTCCCACGGTCGGGCTGGCGGGCTGTGGCTTCCTCCGTGAACACGGAGTTCCGGCGGATTGACAAGTTTGCCACCGGGGTGCCGGGTGCCCGTGTGATCGTGACGGACACGTGGGTGATGAAGGTGACCACGTACCGCGTGCACGTGGCCCAGCAGCAGGACGTGCACCTGACCCTGATGGAGTCCCAGCAGCACGACCTCTCCCCAGACTCACACCTGCCCGTGCAGCTGCTCACCATCCGCGTGGCCAGCGCCAACCCTGCCGTGCAGGCCTTCGACATCCG GCTGAATTCCACGGAGTACGGCGAGCTGTGTGAGAAGCTCCGGGCGCCCATCCGCAGCGTGGCCAACGTGGTCGTCCACCAGAGCCTGGGCGACCTCTTCCTGGAGACCTTCGCCTCCCTGGTGGAGGTCAACCCGGCCTACTCAGTCCCCAGCAGCCAG GACCTGGAGGCCTGCATCGGCTGCATGCAGACTCGGGCCAGCGTGAAGCTGGTGAAGAACTGCCAGGCGGCGGCCGCGGGCGAGTGCCAGCAGTGCCGCTGCCGCCCCATGTGGTGCCTCACCTGCATGGGCAAGTGGTTCGCCAGCCGCCAGGACCCGCAGCGCCCCGACACCTGGCTGGCCAGCCGTGTGCCCTGCCCCACCTGCCGCGCGCGCTTCTGTATCCTGGACGTGTGCGCCGTGCGCTGA
- the TMEM129 gene encoding E3 ubiquitin-protein ligase TM129 isoform X2 has product MAAGHRTESRRTGRLFGRPPPCPGEGYYVGMCFAASEKQLYYPSQTPETWRAFLLLALMLPTIACTLIYYWSRDRWACHPLARTLALYALPRSGWRAVASSVNTEFRRIDKFATGVPGARVIVTDTWVMKVTTYRVHVAQQQDVHLTLMESQQHDLSPDSHLPVQLLTIRVASANPAVQAFDIRLNSTEYGELCEKLRAPIRSVANVVVHQSLGDLFLETFASLVEVNPAYSVPSSQDLEACIGCMQTRASVKLVKNCQAAAAGECQQCRCRPMWCLTCMGKWFASRQDPQRPDTWLASRVPCPTCRARFCILDVCAVR; this is encoded by the exons GCTACTATGTGGGCATGTGCTTTGCAGCCTCGGAAAAGCAGCTCTACTACCCCAGCCAGACCCCGGAGACCTGGCGGGCCTTCCTCCTGCTAGCGTTGATGCTGCCCACCATCGCCTGCACCCTGATCTACTACTGGTCCCGGGACCGGTGGGCCTGCCACCCCCTGGCCCGCACCCTGGCCCTCTATGCCCTCCCACGGTCGGGCTGGCGGGCTGTGGCTTCCTCCGTGAACACGGAGTTCCGGCGGATTGACAAGTTTGCCACCGGGGTGCCGGGTGCCCGTGTGATCGTGACGGACACGTGGGTGATGAAGGTGACCACGTACCGCGTGCACGTGGCCCAGCAGCAGGACGTGCACCTGACCCTGATGGAGTCCCAGCAGCACGACCTCTCCCCAGACTCACACCTGCCCGTGCAGCTGCTCACCATCCGCGTGGCCAGCGCCAACCCTGCCGTGCAGGCCTTCGACATCCG GCTGAATTCCACGGAGTACGGCGAGCTGTGTGAGAAGCTCCGGGCGCCCATCCGCAGCGTGGCCAACGTGGTCGTCCACCAGAGCCTGGGCGACCTCTTCCTGGAGACCTTCGCCTCCCTGGTGGAGGTCAACCCGGCCTACTCAGTCCCCAGCAGCCAG GACCTGGAGGCCTGCATCGGCTGCATGCAGACTCGGGCCAGCGTGAAGCTGGTGAAGAACTGCCAGGCGGCGGCCGCGGGCGAGTGCCAGCAGTGCCGCTGCCGCCCCATGTGGTGCCTCACCTGCATGGGCAAGTGGTTCGCCAGCCGCCAGGACCCGCAGCGCCCCGACACCTGGCTGGCCAGCCGTGTGCCCTGCCCCACCTGCCGCGCGCGCTTCTGTATCCTGGACGTGTGCGCCGTGCGCTGA